One region of Desulfobacterales bacterium genomic DNA includes:
- a CDS encoding hemolysin family protein — translation MNTDGLLLIIYVLLALVFSFLCSVAEAVLLSITPSYIEGQKEKRPKHAALLTRLRQDNVDQSLAAILTLNTIAHTVGAIGAGAKATVVFGSAWFGLFSATMTLLILFLSEIVPKTLGTVWWPILVDPISYFVNTLIVVFYPIVWISKRLTKFISHGKDIHIFSRDEFIAMAQVGVETGHIRDKESRVIRNLLRFESLKVDDIMTPRTVISALPEDMKIIDSLKQVTQTPFSRLPLYTTHIDDITGFVLKEDVLINAAQKQGDKKLNTLKREILAVPDSVSLTLLLEQLLKDRQHIAIVINEHGGTDGLVTLEDLIETLMGMEIMDETDAVEDLRALAREQWKARAKAMGLDADIF, via the coding sequence ATGAACACTGATGGTCTGCTGTTGATAATATATGTGCTACTGGCATTGGTCTTTTCATTTCTCTGCTCAGTAGCGGAGGCGGTACTCTTAAGCATTACGCCTTCATATATCGAAGGACAGAAGGAAAAACGGCCAAAGCATGCAGCCCTTTTGACACGACTGAGGCAAGATAATGTTGACCAATCACTTGCTGCCATTTTGACATTAAACACTATTGCGCATACTGTTGGCGCGATCGGTGCTGGGGCCAAAGCGACAGTCGTATTTGGAAGCGCATGGTTTGGCCTGTTTTCGGCTACCATGACGCTTTTGATCCTTTTTCTTTCCGAAATCGTGCCTAAGACTTTAGGCACCGTCTGGTGGCCAATACTTGTAGATCCAATTTCGTATTTTGTAAACACTCTGATTGTGGTCTTTTATCCAATTGTGTGGATATCGAAGAGACTGACAAAGTTCATTTCACACGGAAAAGATATTCACATTTTCAGTAGAGACGAATTCATCGCCATGGCTCAGGTAGGAGTAGAGACGGGGCATATTCGAGATAAGGAATCAAGGGTTATCCGAAATTTATTGCGATTCGAGTCGTTAAAAGTGGACGATATCATGACACCACGTACTGTAATCTCGGCATTGCCCGAGGACATGAAGATTATCGATTCGTTGAAACAAGTTACCCAAACTCCTTTTTCACGTCTGCCGCTCTACACGACGCATATTGACGACATAACTGGTTTTGTACTTAAAGAGGATGTACTGATTAACGCCGCGCAGAAGCAAGGCGATAAAAAACTCAATACACTGAAGCGTGAAATACTTGCTGTTCCGGATTCGGTATCGTTGACATTATTGTTGGAGCAGTTACTCAAAGATCGCCAGCACATCGCTATAGTCATCAATGAGCATGGAGGGACTGATGGGCTGGTGACATTAGAAGATTTAATCGAGACGCTTATGGGCATGGAAATTATGGATGAAACAGACGCTGTTGAAGACCTGCGAGCTCTAGCGCGGGAACAATGGAAAGCACGTGCCAAGGCAATGGGACTTGATGCTGATATTTTTTAA